From Cryobacterium sp. GrIS_2_6:
GTCATCGTCGTGCGGGAGAAGCCGAAAGACACCTAGCCGGTCCGGTTTTGCCGGAGGCGCGGATCATGACATAATCAGCGATTGTGCCGTAGCATGCCTCTGCCACAGGGGAGCTGCACCGTTCGGCACGGTCTTAACCTCATCAGTCGTCGCCCAGCACCTGTGTGTGCGGGCGACCTCAGCCGTCTTCGTCCTGTGGCGGATACAGAGAGCGAACAAATATGCATATTCTCGACCAGGTGGATGCCCCATCACTCCGGAACGACATCCCGGCGTTCCGCGCCGGCGATACCGTCAAGGTTCACGTCAACATCGTTGAAGGCGCACGCTCGCGCGTGCAGGTCTTCCAGGGTGTCGTCATCGGCCGTTCCGGTGAAGGCGTCCGCGAAACGTTCTGCGTTCGCAAGGTCAGCTTCCAGGTCGGCGTCGAGCGTACCTTCCCGGTGCACTCCCCGGTTATCGACCACATTGAGGTCGTCACCCGCGGAGACGTGCGTCGAGCGAAGCTGTACTACCTGCGCAACCTGCGTGGCAAGAAGGCCAAGATCAAGGAAAAGCGCGACTAAGACTCGTCACACCCGATTCCCAGCCCCGGCTGCGTTTCTCCCTGAGCTCCTGACCCGTACACTGGGTCAGGAGCTCAGGCGGTTTAATGACAGACAATTCTCTGCCCACGCGATCGGATCGCCTGGCATCAGAAGCACCACAGCGCGGCAAGCGTGGCGTTGTGATCTTCTTTCGCGATCTCTTGATCATTTTTGTGGTGGCGCTGCTCATCTCGTTCCTGATCAAGACCTTCCTCGTCCGGTCGTTCTACATCCCCTCGGGGTCGATGGAGAACACCCTCCTGGTCAACGACCGCATCATCGTGAACGAGCTGGAACCGAAGCTCATGCCCATCCAGCGCGGTGACGTCGTCGTGTTCCGCGATCCCGGCGGCTGGCTCCTCCCGCAGGCTGCCGTGCAGCAGAACCCCGTCGCCGCCGGCCTTGACTGGCTCCTTTCCGTCGTCGGCCTCTCCGCGCCGGACAGCAACGACCACCTGATCAAGCGAGTCATCGGTCTGCCCGGCGACCACGTGAGCTGCTGCAACGCCCTCGGCCAGCTGAGCGTCAACGACGTGCCCCTCTCCGAGCCGTATGTGAACCTCCCTGCCGGGGCGAGCGCCGTGTCCAAGGACAACTTCGACGTCGTCGTACCGGAGAACTCGCTCTGGGTGATGGGCGACAACCGGTACAACTCCAAGGACTCCCGGTACAACGGGGACACCCCGGGCAAGGGTTTCGTGCCGATCGACAACGTCGTCGGCCGCGCCCTCGTGATCAGCTGGCCGCTGTCTCGCTGGACGTGGCTCGACGACTACCCGGAAGTCTTTCGAGGGGTCTCCCCGGAGACGAAGTAGATGGCCGTCTGCGATCCGACCCTCGAGGTCGAGCTCGGCCTGCTCGCCGAAGGCGCGAGCTGCGTGATCGGCTGCGACGAGGTCGGACGTGGTGCCCTCGCCGGACCGGTCGGGGTCGGCGTCGCCGCGATCGACGGGACGCACGGCACGATGCCGGTCGGTCTCCGCGACTCGAAGATGCTCAGCGAGCCTCGCCGTGAGGCCCTCGCACCGCTCGCGGTCGCCTGGGTGCTGCACTCCGCGGTCGGACTCGCCTCCGCGCGGGAGGTGGACGAGATCGGCATCATCGCCGCCCTCGGGCTCGCGGGCAAACGGGCCCTCGCCGAACTGTTCGCCGCCGGCGTGGACGTCAGGGGGAGCGTCGTGCTGCTCGACGGCAACGACGACTACCTCAATAAGGTCCTCGCGACGCCGCTCTCCGTGGTGACCCGGGTGCGGGCGGACCAGGACTGTGCGTCCGTGTCCGCGGCATCCGTGATCGCGAAGGTGCACCGCGACCAGCTGATGATCGCTGCGGATGCGGTCACTCCCGGTTACGGGTGGTCGGGCAACAAGGGCTACGGCAGTGCGGAACACATGGCTGCGATCGGGCGCCTCGGGCCGACAGGGCTCCATCGCAAATCGTGGCTGACCATCTCAGCGTAGGATTGTCTCACCATGGAAGAAGAAGAGTTCGAAGACTACGACCGCGAGGTCGAGTTGGCCCTGTACCGCGAATATCGGGATGTCGTCGGGCAGTTCCAGTACGTCGTCGAGACGGAACGGCGCTTCTACCTTGCCAATGAGGTCGAGCTCGTGCGCCGGGACACCGAGCACGACTTCTACTTCGAACTGAACATGAAGGACGTCTGGGTCTGGGACGTGTACCGGTCCGACCGTTTCGTGAAGTCCGTGCGCGTGCTGACGTTCAAGGACGTCAACGTCGAGGAACTCGCCTCGAAGGAATTTGAACTGCCCAAGGAACTCGCGCTCGACGAGTAGCCGGCGGGTCGTTCTAGCGGGGCTCGCAGACCACGACCGGGATGTCCCGACTGGTTTTCTGCTGGTAGCCTGCGTACCCCTTGTATGCTGCGACGATCTGCGGCCAGAGTTCCGCCTTCTCCGCTGCGTCGGCCGTGCGTGCCCGCAGCTTCTTCGTCGTGCCGTGCACGGTGAGTTCGACGTCGGGGTTCGCGACCAGGTTGAGGTACCACTGCGGGTGCCGGTCGCTGCCGCCCTTCGAGGCGATCAGCACGAAGCGGTTCCGGTCGTGGATCGGGGCCGTGAGCATGGTCGTGCGGCGCTTGCCCGTCGAACGGCCGATCGTGTGCAGTTCGACGACAGGGATCGGCCCGAACGAGGCGAGCAAGCGTCCACCGGATGCCTTGAGCACGGCCCGGTGCATAAGGCTCATCGTCTTCATGCCGAGGTCGACCAACCTGTCGCGTAGTCCCATGGGTCCAGCCTAGTAACCTGCATTGGTGCCGGTGCCGGTGCAGGCGGGAACCCGGGTTCCCGCGCGGGGAATCGCGGCACTAGCGTTGGACCATGCCCCCCGCATCCGCTGCCGAGAACGACGCCGCCACGACCGCCACGACGAACCCTGTTGGCGCGGTCGTCGACAACGCCCTCGAGCTCGCACCCCTCGTCGACGGCCACAACGACTGGGCCTGGGAATGCCGGGAGAACCGCGCATACTCCGTGGAGGGACTGGAACGGGGGCTGACGACCGACACCGACATCGAACGCCTCCGCGCCGGCCGGGTGGGCGCGCAGTTCTGGTCGGTCTATGTGAGCGACGAATCGCTCGGTGCCGACGCGGTTCAGGGCACCCTCGAGCAGATCGATTGGGTCTACCGCCTCGCGGCCCGCTATCCGGGCGACTTCCAGATCGCCCGCAGTGCCGCCGACGTCGAGTCGGCCAGGTCGAACGGCCGGATCGCGTCGCTCCTCGGCGCGGAGGGCGCGCACAGCCTCAACGATTCCCCGGCCGTTCTGCGGATGTTCGCGCGGCTCGGGGTGCGCTACCTCACGCTCACGCACGTGCACAACACGACCTGGGCGGACTCGGGCACCGACGAGCCCGTGCACGGCGGCCTCACCGAGCGCGGTTTCGAGTACGTGCGGGAAATGAACCGGCTCGGCATGCTCGTCGACCTGTCCCACGTCGCGCCGGCGACCGCGCACGCAGCACTTTCCGTCACGACCGCACCGGTGATCTTCAGCCACAGTTCGTGCGCTGCCGTCACGGACCACCCACGGAACGTATCGGACGACGTCCTCGAGCGCCTGCGTGACAACGACGGCGTGCTCATGCTCACCTTCGTGCCGCAGTTCCTCTCCCCGGACTTCGCCGCCTGGTTCGACGGACCCAGGGACGGCCCCGCGCCGACGGTGACCCTCGACGAGGTTATCGCCCACATCGAGCACGCCCGCCGGGTCGCGGGCATCCGGCACATCGGGCTCGGCGGCGACTTCGACGGCACCGACGAATTCCCGGTCGGTCTCGAGGGCGTCGACGGCTACCCGGCGCTCCTGACCGAGCTTGCCGCCAGGGGCTGGACCGCCGTCGAGCTCGCTGCCCTCGCCGGGGCGAACGTACTGCGCGTGCTCCGGGCGACGGATGCCGCGTTCGCGGCAGCGGGGAACGGCACGCCGCTGCTGGTGTCGTGATCGGTCCTTTCCCGCACTGCCGGGCAAACCAGAACGGATCCCGCTCCGAATGACTGGTGCGAGTGCACCCCGACGAATGACCCGAACTGTCATGGTCATCTGGGTGGGGTCCGTGGCCGTCGTCGTTGGACTCGTCGCCGTGATCGGTTCGGTCGGACGTGCGGTACCGGCCGAGCCGATTCCGGCGACTACGGCGGGGTCTCCGGGTGGTGGTCCCGTCGTGGCGTTCTATGGGGACTCGTACACGCTCGGGACCGGGGCTTCGAGCCCTGAACATCGGTGGTCGACGCTCCTCTCCGTCGAGCACGGCTGGACCGAGGTGAACCCGAGCGTGAACGGTCTCGGTTTTGTGAACCATCGGTCCGACGTGTCCGAGGACCTCGTCGACCAGGTCATCGCCGCCCGCCCCGACATCGTGATCGTGACGATGGGTCTCAACGACAACTTCTCGATGCCCGCTCGCGCCGACCGCATCCGTTCCGCCATCACGGCCGACTTCACCAGAATCAGTGAGGCGCTGCCGGTCGCACGCGTCATCGTGGTCGAGCCGTTCTGGTACACCGACGATCGACCCGGCTCGGTTCAGCAGGTCATCGACTGGGTGAGCGCGGGCGCGGCGGCGATCGACGCCGACTATATTCCTGGCGCCTCGCACTGGCTCGACGGCCACCCGGAATGGAAGGCCGGCGACGGCCTGCACCCGAACGATGAGGGGTATCGGGTGCTCGCCGATCGCATGGACGAGGCACTCAGGAGCCTCGGCATCTAGGAGTCACGCCTCGACGGTGCACTACTTTCCGAGGTCGAATTCCCGACTCTCCTCACCAGGCGTCGACGTCGGCCGGCTGTCCACCGGTCGACGACGGCACCTCGGATGGTCGCCCACCCCCGGCATCCTGTCCGTGGGAGGCACTCGTGGCACGCAAAGATGATCTGGGCAGGCTCGGTGAGGAGCACGCGGCGCGGTTTCTCACCAACGCCGGGTACACGCTCCTCGCCCGCAACTGGCGGTGCGAGCAGGGCGAAATCGACGTCATTGTCGAGCAGGACGGCGAAGTCGCCTTCGTCGAGGTGAAGACGCGCTCGGGGATCGGTTTCGGGCATCCGTTCGAGGCGATCACCGTCGTCAAGCTCGCCCGGCTTCGCCGGCTTGCGGCGGCGTGGTGCGAGCAGGCGGATGCCTGGCCGGAGCGAATCAGGATCGACGCGATCGCGGTGATCCTCGCCCCCGGCGCCGTTCCGGTGATCGAACACCTGCCCGGAGTGTTCTAGTGAGCGTGTTCTCGTGAGCGTGTTCTAGTGCGTGCCGTCTGATGGGTGCAGCCTGATGGGCCTCGCCCGCACACACGCCGTCGCCTTGCTCGGGCTGACGGGCGCACTCGTCGAAGTCGAGGCCGACATCTCGGGTCAGCTCCCCGGCATGGTGCTCATCGGCCTGCCGGACGCCGCGCTCTCCGAAGCGACGGAGCGGGTCAGGGCCGCCGCGAAGAACTCCGGCTGCCCGCTGACCCACAACAAGCTCACGATCAACCTGTCGCCGGCGGCGCTCCCGAAACACGGCTCGGGGTTCGACCTCGCCATCGCGCTCGCGTGCCTCGCCGCGGACGGGGTTGTCGCTGCCCGGTCGGTCGGCTCGGTCGTGCACATCGGCGAGCTCGCCCTCGACGGGGGCCTGCGACCCGTCCCCGGCATGCTGCCCGCGGTGATCGCGGCGTCGCGGCTCGGGCACCGCACCGTCATGGTTCCCGCCGGAAACGCCGCGGAAGCGGAACTCGTGCCCGGCATCACCGTGATCGGGGTCGCCTCCCTCCGCGAGGCGGCGATCTGGCACGGGGCAGAGCTGACGCCCGTGCCGGTCGAAACGATCGAGTGGCCCGCCGAAGCCGGACCGTCCGGGAACGACGTCGAAACTTCTTCGATGGACCTTACCGACGTCATCGGCAATGAGGACGCCATCCTTGCCCTGCAGATCGCCGCAGCCGGCGGCCATCATCTCTTTATGCTCGGCCCGCCGGGCTCAGGCAAGACCATGCTCGCCGCCCGCCTGCCCGGGCTCCTGCCCGACCTCGACCCGGCCGCCTCCCTCGAGGCGAGTTCGCTGCGCTCCCTCGGCGGGCGCGGACTCGGCCGGTCACTTGTGACCCGGCCGCCGCTCGAAGCGCCGCACCACACCGCGACGGCGGCGGCGATGGTCGGCGGCGGCAGCGGACAGATCCGGCCGGGTGCCGCCGCCCGCGCCTGTCACGGGGTGCTCTTCCTCGATGAGGCTCCCGAGTTCACATCGGCCGTGCTCGACGCCCTCCGGCAGCCCCTCGAATCCGGGATGATCAGCATCCACCGCGCCAACGCCGTCGCCCACTTCCCGGCGCGGTTCCAGCTCGTGATGGCCGCGAATCCGTGCCCGTGCGGTCAGTACGGCGTCGCCGGCCTCGAGTGCTCGTGCCCGCCGAGCGCGCGCCGACGGTACCTCGCCCGCATCTCCGGACCGCTGCTGGACCGGATCGACATCCAACTGCACGTGAACCGGATCACGGCGGCCCAGCTGCGGCTCGCCGCGGAGGAACCGCGCCTGACGAGCACGGCGGCGCGGGAACGTGTGATCCAGGCCCGGAGCGCCGCACGGGAGCGCCTCGCCGGCACACCCTGGTCGCTCAATTCAGCGGTCCCAGGGTCCTGGCTCCGCAGCAGGCACCTGCGGCTCGACCGGGCGACGACCGCCGCGCTCGATCGAGCGCTGGAGCGCGGCGGCATCACTATGCGCGGCTATGACCGGGTGCTCCGCGTCGCCTGGTCGATCGCCGACCTCGAGGGCGCCGATCGGCCGGGTGCCGAGCAGCTCGGGCAGGCGCTCTACCTGCGCACCGGCTGAAACCGGACATCCACCGACGGAAGGACACGACGCACGATGCCATTCGAACCCGATGAGACCACCATGATCGACCTCGCGTCCGGCGTGCGCGCACCCGGGGCCACCACCCTGACCCGGGAACTCGCGGCGGAGCTGCACGCTCGAGCGGCGTGGTCGTGCATCAGCGAACCCGGCGACGGAACTGCGGGCCTCGTTGTCGCGGCGCTCGGCGCCGTTCGCGCCCTGCGGATGATTATCGAGGCCTGGACCCAGGACCACATCGCCGGGGAACTCCTGACCGCCGGGGTGGCGGAGGGTGTGATCGCTGCCGCCGGACTCGACCGCGCCCTGGAGCGCTGGCGTCCGCGGCTCGATCCCATCGTCGTCACGATTGCGCTGCGGCAGGCAGCCCGATCGGGGGCACGGCTGGCGATTCCCGGTGACCCCGACTGGCCGGCCGGGCTTGAGGACCTCGGGGTACACGCCCCCCTCGCCCTCTGGTGGCGCGGCCCTGCAGATGCCCTCGGCGCGTTCGCCCAGTCGATCGCCCTCGTCGGCGCCCGGGCTGCCACCCGATACGGCGAGCATGTCGCGATGGAAGCCTCTGCCGGCCTCGTCGACCGCGGATTCGCGATCGTCAGCGGCGCGGCGTACGGGATCGACGGGATGGCGCACAAAGCGGCACTCGCGAGCCGTGGCCGAACCGTGGCGTTTCTCGCCGGGGGAGTGGACCGGCCATATCCGAGCGGGCATGTCGACCTCCTCGAACGGATCGCCGGGGAGGGGGCCGTCATTTCCGAGCTCCCGTGCGGGGCCGCGCCAACCAAGTGGCGGTTCCTGCAACGGAACCGGCTGATTGCAGCGACCAGCCTAGCCACCATCGTCCTGGAGGCCGGGTGGCGCTCCGGATCGCTCAACACCGCCGGGCACGCGGCCACCCTCGGGCGGCCACTCGGCGCCGTGCCCGGCCCGGTCACGTCACCGGCCTCGGCCGGGTGTCACAGGCTGATCCGCGAGTACGACGCCGTCTGCGTGACGACGGCCGCCGAAATGGCGGAACTCGTCGCGGAGCACCTGGTCCAGGTGACACTGGACTTCCCCGAATCGGAACTCGGGCTCGAGGGCGCCGGCCGCACGAGCGAACAGGTGCGGGTCTTCGACGCCCTGAGCGGCCGGTCCCCTCGCGAAGTCGGCGATATCGCGCGCCGCGCCGGCCTCTCGACCGTGTCCGTGCGTGCCGCCCTCGGCGCCCTCGGGGTCGAAGGGGCCGCGCGCGAGCGACAGACCGGCTGGGTGCGGAATGCCTGAGCCAGGATCGACCTGCCGCGAAACGGTCAGCCCTGGTACAGGCCCGCCGGGGTCTCCTCGCTGTCCTGGCCTGCGGCGTCGCACGCCCGCCGAACGGCCGCGAGGGAGTCTGCGACGTCTGCGGCATCCGTCGACCAGTTGCTGACCGAGATGCGCAACACCACGCGCCCGTCGCGAAGCGCGTGGCGGCATTCTGGTCCCAGGCGCTGACGAGCCACTCGACGGCCAGCGCTGCGGGGAGGGTACCGCCGATCGCCCAGCCGAAGAACAGACCACACGGCATGGCCATCAGCGCGGGTTCGGCGAGGACGGCCAGCTCGTCGACCACGGATGCCGCCCGTCGCTGGTCGGCTAGAGTGCACTTTCGGCCCTTAAACCGCGGGTTTAAGGGGCAAAAGCGCACTCTCGCGAAACAGGATACAAAGGGGTATGCCTGACTACGCGAACCCGGCCTCCGACGGCTCCGGCAGCATCAACGGCGTGCGCGCCGGAGTCACCGAAGCCGCGCACTTCGGCGATGAACGCACGACGATAACGGGGTTCCTGCAGCGTCAGCGGGACCTCGTCGCGTGGAAGGTCGGCGATGCCTCCGACGCGGCACTCCGGCCCGTCGCCACTCCGACCGGCATGACCGCGCACGGTATCGTCCGACATCTCATGAACGTGGAGCGATCCTGGCTGCGCGATGTCTTCGCCGGCGAGGAGGGTCTGAGCTTCGACTGGACCGACGCGGATCCCGACGGGGAGTTCGACGTGCCGCCGGAAGTGACCATGGCCGAGCTGCTCGTCGACTACGCGGAGGAGGCGCGCCGCTGCGACGCGATCATCGCGGCAGCGGGCTCGCTCGACGCCGTCTCGGTGCGCCGCAGTTTCAGCCTGCGCTGGATCCTGATTCACCTGGTCGAGGAGACCGCACGGCACACCGGTCACCTCGACCTGTTGCGCGAACGCGCCGACGGCAGCGTCGGCGAAGACCCGCAGGACTGATCGAGGCGGCCGGGGCGCCGGGGGAGTGTCGGCGGCAGGCCCTAGTCTGGAGCGGACGAAGGGTGAGCCATGAGTGGCGTTCCAGTGGGGCAGGTTCAGTTGGGCCAGTACGGGCCGGCGAGCCACGTGATCGCGCACATCAGCGACACGCACTTCCTCGGTGGCGGTAGACCCCTCTATGGCACCGTCGACACCGACACTCCCATGCACGAGACCCTCGCCCAGCTGGAACGTTCGGGGCAGCCGATCGAGGCCCTCGTCTTCACCGGTGATATCGCCGACACCGGCGAATCGGATGCCTACCGACGCATCCGTGACCTCGTCGAGTCCGCGGCCGACCGGCTCGGGGCCCGGGTCATCTGGGTGATGGGCAACCACGACAAACGGGCGCCCTTCCGCAGCGAGCTGCTCCGTGAAACCGGGCACGGGGCATCCGCTGCCGCACCCGTCGACGCGGTGCACGACCTTGACGGACTCCGCCTGATCGCTCTCGACACGAGCGTTCCCGGCTACCACCATGGCGCGATCTCCGCGCGGCAGCTGGCCTGGCTCGCCGAGGTGCTTCGCGATCCGGCCCCGCACGGCACGCTCCTCGCCCTGCATCACCCCCCGATCCCGACCATGGTTTCCCTCATGAGCCTGCTTGAGCTCCGAGACCAGGCCGGCCTGGCCGAGGTCATCGCCGGAAGTGACATCCGCGGCATCCTCGGCGGGCACCTGCACTACGCCACGACCGGGCTCTTCTCCGGCATCCCGGTTTCGGTCGCCGCGGCCACCTGTTACACCATCGACCCGAGTGCGCCTGCCCGGCAACTCACGGGTGTGCGTGGCGGCCAGTCGATCAATCTCGTGCACGTCTACCCGGAGAGCGTCGTGCATTCGCATGTTGTGCTCGGCGACTTCGACCCCGCGACGTGTTTCGATTCCGAGTTCCTGGCCCGCATCGAGGCGATGAGCCCCGACGAGCGGACCGAGGCCTTCTCACGCCAGTCGTGAGTGCGTCGGCGGGCGGCGGGCGGATGCGCCTCGCAGCCCTTCTCGAGGACTTCACCGTCTACCTGGCGGCGGAGCGTGGCTTCTCGCCGAACACCGTCCGTGCCTACCGGACGGACCTTCGCGGTCTCCTCGCCTTCGCCGAAGGCCGTGGGGTCGCCGATGTCGACGGACTCTCCCTGGACCTGCTGCGCGACTGGCTGTGGGTGGCGACCCAGGCGGGTCTCTCCAAGGCGACGATCGCGCGACGGTCCGCCTCAGCCCGCAGCTTCACAGCCTGGTTGACCCGCACGGGCGTGAGCCCGCTCGACAAGG
This genomic window contains:
- a CDS encoding DUF2469 family protein, which gives rise to MEEEEFEDYDREVELALYREYRDVVGQFQYVVETERRFYLANEVELVRRDTEHDFYFELNMKDVWVWDVYRSDRFVKSVRVLTFKDVNVEELASKEFELPKELALDE
- the lepB gene encoding signal peptidase I; translated protein: MTDNSLPTRSDRLASEAPQRGKRGVVIFFRDLLIIFVVALLISFLIKTFLVRSFYIPSGSMENTLLVNDRIIVNELEPKLMPIQRGDVVVFRDPGGWLLPQAAVQQNPVAAGLDWLLSVVGLSAPDSNDHLIKRVIGLPGDHVSCCNALGQLSVNDVPLSEPYVNLPAGASAVSKDNFDVVVPENSLWVMGDNRYNSKDSRYNGDTPGKGFVPIDNVVGRALVISWPLSRWTWLDDYPEVFRGVSPETK
- a CDS encoding YifB family Mg chelatase-like AAA ATPase, with the translated sequence MGLARTHAVALLGLTGALVEVEADISGQLPGMVLIGLPDAALSEATERVRAAAKNSGCPLTHNKLTINLSPAALPKHGSGFDLAIALACLAADGVVAARSVGSVVHIGELALDGGLRPVPGMLPAVIAASRLGHRTVMVPAGNAAEAELVPGITVIGVASLREAAIWHGAELTPVPVETIEWPAEAGPSGNDVETSSMDLTDVIGNEDAILALQIAAAGGHHLFMLGPPGSGKTMLAARLPGLLPDLDPAASLEASSLRSLGGRGLGRSLVTRPPLEAPHHTATAAAMVGGGSGQIRPGAAARACHGVLFLDEAPEFTSAVLDALRQPLESGMISIHRANAVAHFPARFQLVMAANPCPCGQYGVAGLECSCPPSARRRYLARISGPLLDRIDIQLHVNRITAAQLRLAAEEPRLTSTAARERVIQARSAARERLAGTPWSLNSAVPGSWLRSRHLRLDRATTAALDRALERGGITMRGYDRVLRVAWSIADLEGADRPGAEQLGQALYLRTG
- a CDS encoding DinB family protein, with the protein product MPDYANPASDGSGSINGVRAGVTEAAHFGDERTTITGFLQRQRDLVAWKVGDASDAALRPVATPTGMTAHGIVRHLMNVERSWLRDVFAGEEGLSFDWTDADPDGEFDVPPEVTMAELLVDYAEEARRCDAIIAAAGSLDAVSVRRSFSLRWILIHLVEETARHTGHLDLLRERADGSVGEDPQD
- a CDS encoding nitroreductase family deazaflavin-dependent oxidoreductase, coding for MGLRDRLVDLGMKTMSLMHRAVLKASGGRLLASFGPIPVVELHTIGRSTGKRRTTMLTAPIHDRNRFVLIASKGGSDRHPQWYLNLVANPDVELTVHGTTKKLRARTADAAEKAELWPQIVAAYKGYAGYQQKTSRDIPVVVCEPR
- a CDS encoding dipeptidase, with the protein product MPPASAAENDAATTATTNPVGAVVDNALELAPLVDGHNDWAWECRENRAYSVEGLERGLTTDTDIERLRAGRVGAQFWSVYVSDESLGADAVQGTLEQIDWVYRLAARYPGDFQIARSAADVESARSNGRIASLLGAEGAHSLNDSPAVLRMFARLGVRYLTLTHVHNTTWADSGTDEPVHGGLTERGFEYVREMNRLGMLVDLSHVAPATAHAALSVTTAPVIFSHSSCAAVTDHPRNVSDDVLERLRDNDGVLMLTFVPQFLSPDFAAWFDGPRDGPAPTVTLDEVIAHIEHARRVAGIRHIGLGGDFDGTDEFPVGLEGVDGYPALLTELAARGWTAVELAALAGANVLRVLRATDAAFAAAGNGTPLLVS
- the rplS gene encoding 50S ribosomal protein L19, whose product is MHILDQVDAPSLRNDIPAFRAGDTVKVHVNIVEGARSRVQVFQGVVIGRSGEGVRETFCVRKVSFQVGVERTFPVHSPVIDHIEVVTRGDVRRAKLYYLRNLRGKKAKIKEKRD
- a CDS encoding ribonuclease HII: MAVCDPTLEVELGLLAEGASCVIGCDEVGRGALAGPVGVGVAAIDGTHGTMPVGLRDSKMLSEPRREALAPLAVAWVLHSAVGLASAREVDEIGIIAALGLAGKRALAELFAAGVDVRGSVVLLDGNDDYLNKVLATPLSVVTRVRADQDCASVSAASVIAKVHRDQLMIAADAVTPGYGWSGNKGYGSAEHMAAIGRLGPTGLHRKSWLTISA
- a CDS encoding SGNH/GDSL hydrolase family protein gives rise to the protein MTRTVMVIWVGSVAVVVGLVAVIGSVGRAVPAEPIPATTAGSPGGGPVVAFYGDSYTLGTGASSPEHRWSTLLSVEHGWTEVNPSVNGLGFVNHRSDVSEDLVDQVIAARPDIVIVTMGLNDNFSMPARADRIRSAITADFTRISEALPVARVIVVEPFWYTDDRPGSVQQVIDWVSAGAAAIDADYIPGASHWLDGHPEWKAGDGLHPNDEGYRVLADRMDEALRSLGI
- the dprA gene encoding DNA-processing protein DprA, with the translated sequence MPFEPDETTMIDLASGVRAPGATTLTRELAAELHARAAWSCISEPGDGTAGLVVAALGAVRALRMIIEAWTQDHIAGELLTAGVAEGVIAAAGLDRALERWRPRLDPIVVTIALRQAARSGARLAIPGDPDWPAGLEDLGVHAPLALWWRGPADALGAFAQSIALVGARAATRYGEHVAMEASAGLVDRGFAIVSGAAYGIDGMAHKAALASRGRTVAFLAGGVDRPYPSGHVDLLERIAGEGAVISELPCGAAPTKWRFLQRNRLIAATSLATIVLEAGWRSGSLNTAGHAATLGRPLGAVPGPVTSPASAGCHRLIREYDAVCVTTAAEMAELVAEHLVQVTLDFPESELGLEGAGRTSEQVRVFDALSGRSPREVGDIARRAGLSTVSVRAALGALGVEGAARERQTGWVRNA
- a CDS encoding YraN family protein, yielding MARKDDLGRLGEEHAARFLTNAGYTLLARNWRCEQGEIDVIVEQDGEVAFVEVKTRSGIGFGHPFEAITVVKLARLRRLAAAWCEQADAWPERIRIDAIAVILAPGAVPVIEHLPGVF
- a CDS encoding phosphodiesterase encodes the protein MSGVPVGQVQLGQYGPASHVIAHISDTHFLGGGRPLYGTVDTDTPMHETLAQLERSGQPIEALVFTGDIADTGESDAYRRIRDLVESAADRLGARVIWVMGNHDKRAPFRSELLRETGHGASAAAPVDAVHDLDGLRLIALDTSVPGYHHGAISARQLAWLAEVLRDPAPHGTLLALHHPPIPTMVSLMSLLELRDQAGLAEVIAGSDIRGILGGHLHYATTGLFSGIPVSVAAATCYTIDPSAPARQLTGVRGGQSINLVHVYPESVVHSHVVLGDFDPATCFDSEFLARIEAMSPDERTEAFSRQS